The following is a genomic window from Vitis vinifera cultivar Pinot Noir 40024 chromosome 6, ASM3070453v1.
TCATCTTGCGAGCTCTTCTTTCGTTTCAGGTAATCAACCCTTTGCttgtttctttctcttttttttttctttttcttttttttctttttttgggggGGTGGGGGTGTGTGGGGGTGTGTGGTGGTGTTTCTGCTTTTGGATCTATTACATCGgcgtcttttttttcttttttttttctttttttttttaaacatttcatATATTCATCcatccttctttcttttttcctctgaTTTTTTGAAGTATTCCTCTGCCAAGTTGATCTGGGTGTTTCTTTGTTTAAGCTGTTGTTTCTGCTATCTGGGTTCATGGTTTATTATCATCTTTCTTGTTTTGTTGCTATTTTCTTGCCCCTAAATTGAAATCTTTCAATAAGGGAGCTATGGGGATGGGGTgggggttttcttttttttctttttttttggaattttttttgtgATGGTGGTGTTGGTGGGGTTCATAAGTTGGATCTgtgaaatttttcaaaaacaaaaataaaaataaaaataattcattggtTGTGATGTAGAGGTAGAGATTTGGGCTGTTTTATTATGTAATTTGGTGTTTGACTTCTTTGACAGATAAAAGGGGGTGTTTGGAAAGAGGGAATAAAATGGAGGACGCAATGGGAGGAAGATACTGGTGCCATAGTTGCTCACAAGTGGTGAATCCCATCGCTGAAGCAGAGCCCAAGTGCCCCTTGTGTCAAGATGGATTCATTGAGGACATCGATGGCACTGCTTCAAGGGATCATAATGACTCCGACTCTGATCTAGCTTCCGATCGAACCCTCTCTCTTTGGGCCCCAATCTTGTTGGGCATGATGGGTAATCCTCGTCGGCGCCGCAGATTCAGAAGAGAAGATATAGAAGATGAGGAGGAGGACAATGAAGATGGTGAGGGTCGTAGAGGAGGAGAGACTGAACTTGATCGGGAACTTGATTCCATAATCAGGAGGAGAAGGAGAAGTTCTGCTACTATTCTCCAACTACTTCAAGGCATTAGAGCTGGAATGGTCTCTGAATCAGAGAATTCTGAAAATGATAGGGATAGGGATAGGgatagagaaagagaaagggaaagaGAGCGCCTGATTCTAATAAATCCTTTCAATCAAACTATAATTGTTCAGGGTTCTTTTGATTCAAACCAGGCCCAAAATCAGAATCAAAACACCATTGGCTCCCTGGGGGACTATTTCATTGGCCCCAGTTTAGATTTGTTGCTGCAACATTTAGCAGAAAATGATCCTAATAGATATGGGACACCACCGGCGC
Proteins encoded in this region:
- the LOC100250148 gene encoding E3 ubiquitin-protein ligase SIRP1; the protein is MEDAMGGRYWCHSCSQVVNPIAEAEPKCPLCQDGFIEDIDGTASRDHNDSDSDLASDRTLSLWAPILLGMMGNPRRRRRFRREDIEDEEEDNEDGEGRRGGETELDRELDSIIRRRRRSSATILQLLQGIRAGMVSESENSENDRDRDRDRERERERERLILINPFNQTIIVQGSFDSNQAQNQNQNTIGSLGDYFIGPSLDLLLQHLAENDPNRYGTPPAQKDAIEAMPTVKIKENLQCSVCLDDFEIGAEAREMPCKHKFHSGCILPWLELHSSCPVCRFQIAADESKLDSDASPNVSSNSSERSNNGHGSSEEGDGDGRSGNGRRSTFRWPFTSLFSSQGSQTSNGNSSSSGANAPGSASRANEN